One segment of Mycolicibacterium sp. YH-1 DNA contains the following:
- a CDS encoding bifunctional o-acetylhomoserine/o-acetylserine sulfhydrylase → MTDPERAANPEADPSANWSFETKQVHAGQTPDIATNARALPIYQTTSYTFNSTEHAAALFGLAEPGNIYTRIMNPTTDVVEQRVAALEGGVAALFLSSGQAAETFAILNLASAGDHIVSSPRLYGGTYNLLHYTLPKLGIETTFVENPDDLDSWRAAVQPNTKAFFAETISNPQIDILDIPGVASVAHDNGVPLIVDNTIATPYLIQPISHGADIVVHSATKYLGGHGSAIAGVIVDGGTFDWTQGRHPGFTTPDPSYHGVVFAELGAPAYALKARVQLLRDLGSAASPFNAFLIAQGIETLSLRVERHVSNAQKVAEFLVGHDDVVSVNYAGLPTSPWYELGKKLAPKGTGAVLAFELAGGIEAGRAFVNALTLHSHVANIGDVRSLVIHPASTTHAQLSPEEQLATGVTPGLVRLAVGIEGIDDIIADLEQGFVAAKAFSGAAHTVPSV, encoded by the coding sequence ATGACCGACCCGGAAAGAGCAGCCAACCCCGAAGCGGATCCGAGTGCCAACTGGTCTTTCGAGACCAAGCAGGTGCATGCCGGCCAAACCCCCGACATCGCCACCAACGCGCGCGCACTGCCGATCTACCAGACGACGTCGTACACGTTCAACAGCACCGAACACGCCGCGGCGCTGTTCGGACTGGCCGAACCCGGCAACATCTACACCCGCATCATGAACCCGACGACCGACGTCGTCGAGCAGCGCGTCGCCGCACTCGAGGGCGGCGTCGCGGCGCTGTTCCTGTCGTCCGGCCAGGCCGCGGAGACCTTCGCGATCCTCAACCTCGCCAGCGCGGGTGACCACATCGTGTCCAGCCCCCGACTGTACGGCGGCACGTACAACCTGCTGCACTACACGCTGCCCAAGCTCGGCATCGAGACCACCTTCGTCGAGAACCCCGACGACCTGGACTCCTGGCGCGCCGCCGTGCAGCCCAACACCAAGGCGTTCTTCGCCGAGACGATCTCCAACCCGCAGATCGACATCCTCGACATCCCCGGCGTCGCGTCGGTGGCCCACGACAACGGCGTGCCACTGATCGTCGACAACACCATTGCGACGCCCTACCTGATCCAGCCGATCAGCCACGGCGCCGACATCGTGGTCCACTCGGCGACCAAATACCTCGGTGGCCACGGCTCGGCGATCGCAGGCGTGATCGTGGACGGCGGCACGTTCGACTGGACCCAGGGCCGCCACCCCGGTTTCACCACCCCCGACCCGAGCTACCACGGCGTGGTGTTCGCCGAACTCGGCGCGCCCGCCTACGCGCTCAAGGCCCGCGTGCAACTGCTGCGCGACCTCGGCTCGGCTGCGTCGCCGTTCAACGCGTTCCTCATCGCCCAGGGCATAGAAACGCTGAGCCTGCGCGTTGAACGCCACGTGTCCAACGCGCAGAAGGTGGCCGAGTTCCTGGTCGGCCACGACGACGTGGTGTCGGTGAACTACGCCGGCCTGCCGACGTCGCCCTGGTACGAGCTGGGTAAGAAGCTGGCGCCCAAGGGGACCGGCGCGGTGCTGGCGTTCGAGCTGGCCGGCGGCATCGAGGCGGGCAGGGCGTTCGTCAACGCCCTGACACTGCATAGCCACGTGGCCAACATCGGTGACGTCCGCTCACTGGTCATCCATCCGGCCTCGACGACACACGCCCAGCTCTCACCCGAGGAGCAGTTGGCCACCGGCGTGACCCCCGGCCTGGTACGGCTGGCGGTCGGCATCGAGGGCATCGACGACATCATCGCCGACCTCGAGCAGGGCTTCGTCGCCGCCAAGGCATTCTCCGGTGCGGCTCACACCGTGCCGTCGGTGTGA